One stretch of Vespula vulgaris chromosome 20, iyVesVulg1.1, whole genome shotgun sequence DNA includes these proteins:
- the LOC127071051 gene encoding ranBP-type and C3HC4-type zinc finger-containing protein 1-like isoform X4: protein MEESQKDCGSLVYQQKMTIVKNRNFCKNCRSKFDENNSIFFSRLNDNGVLNDKDDEEEYTINCPHCKEELPYHGEGVTICLETCRHILCRYCISNLLHKLINNEISELRCPYIEVTPCNTLIDEAEYNIEMLVHPNLYKKYLMSLAEKLEDDIKSTVFCCKTFECEGWCVIEGDDVNYFLCPICKKNNSVHLNTNEDEKEISKDMEKYMDMQNERYNELMLLMENDSVPNFEPFECPICLVPYNPHEGLILKNCLHTFCKMCIANTVLFSDYADVKCPYKDENYSCDGTIQQCEVKALLKLDDYKKYLQRSIKQAESEAGNSAYHCKTPDCPGWCIYESDVESFICPVCEKRNCLLCKKIHKTNCIDDLLSTESPDSLKSDYLIQEMLQTKNALPCPTCKTVIIKADGCDAVICTICKTEICWLTRGPRWGPRGRGDTSGGCKCNRLVKCHPLCRNCH from the exons ATGGAAGAGAGTCAAAAGGATTGCGGAAGTTTAGTATACCAACAGAAGATGACTATTgtgaaaaatcgaaatttctGCAAAAACTGCAG ATCGAAATTTGACGAAAATAACAGCATATTTTTCAGTCGTTTG aatGATAATGGTGTATTAAATGACAAGGATGATGAAGAGGAATATACGATAAATTGTCCTCATTGCAAAGAAGAATTACCATACCATGGTGAAGGTGTTACGATTTGCCTCGAAACTTGTCGTCATATTCTTTGCag GTATTGTATCTCCAATTTATTGcacaaattaataaacaatgaGATAAGTGAATTAAGATGTCCTTACATCGAGGTAACACCATGCAATACGTTAATTGATGAAGCTGAATACAACATCGAaatg ttGGTCCATCcgaatctttataaaaaatatttaatgtcaTTAGCTGAAAAGTTAGAAGACGATATCAAAAGTACAGTGTTTTGTTGCAAGACATTTGAATGTGAAGGTTGGTGTGTCATTGAAGGTGACGatgtgaattattttttatgtcccatatgtaagaaaaataattctgtaCATTTAAat ACtaatgaagatgaaaaagaaatatcaaaagatATGGAGAAATATATGGACATGCAAAATGAAAGATACAAcgaattaatgttattaatggAAAATGACAGTGTACCAAATTTTGAACCATTCGAATGTCCAATATGTTTAGTTCCTTATAATCCCCACGAAGGGTTAATTTTGAAGAACTGTTTACACACATTTTGCAA aATGTGCATTGCAAATACcgttttattttctgattATGCAGATGTAAAGTGTCCGTACAAAGACGAAAATTATTCTTGCGATGGAACGATTCAACAATGCGAAGTCAAAGCG ttACTAAAATTggacgattataaaaaatatttacaaagatcgataaaacaaGCGGAAAGTGAAGCGGGAAATTCCGCTTATCACTGTAAAACACCGGATTGTCCTGGTTGGTGTATTTATGAATCAGATGTTGAAAGTTTTATATGTCCCgtatgtgaaaaaagaaattgtcttCTATGTAAG aaaatacataaaacaaACTGTATAGATGATTTGTTATCAACGGAATCACCAGATTCGCTGAAGTCTGACTATCTCATTCAAGAAATGTTACAAACTAAAAATGCACTTCCATGTCCTACATGTAAAACAGTCATTATAAAAGCAGATGGTTGCGATGCAGTTATATGCACTATATGTAAAACCGAAATATGTTGGCTAACACGAGGACCACGTTGGGGCCCTaga GGAAGGGGAGATACTTCCGGTGGATGTAAGTGTAACAGGTTGGTTAAATGTCATCCACTATGCCGCAATTGCCACTGA
- the LOC127071051 gene encoding E3 ubiquitin-protein ligase BRE1A-like isoform X2, which yields MEESQKDCGSLVYQQKMTIVKNRNFCKNCRSKFDENNSIFFSRLAVKDEINEIQVKKEEEEEKIEEEEEEEKVEEEEEEEKVEEEEEEEKEKEKIAEHLEISKTFRKDKTEEETSVKAENDFDEFVNVKLIKEMEEITGKEINDGNIEDKSINNEEQREYLNDENYENELKMIEKEIESNKEEKKDGVLHGKNNVSKFLENVEQYINDNGVLNDKDDEEEYTINCPHCKEELPYHGEGVTICLETCRHILCRYCISNLLHKLINNEISELRCPYIEVTPCNTLIDEAEYNIEMLVHPNLYKKYLMSLAEKLEDDIKSTVFCCKTFECEGWCVIEGDDVNYFLCPICKKNNSVHLNTNEDEKEISKDMEKYMDMQNERYNELMLLMENDSVPNFEPFECPICLVPYNPHEGLILKNCLHTFCKMCIANTVLFSDYADVKCPYKDENYSCDGTIQQCEVKALLKLDDYKKYLQRSIKQAESEAGNSAYHCKTPDCPGWCIYESDVESFICPVCEKRNCLLCKKIHKTNCIDDLLSTESPDSLKSDYLIQEMLQTKNALPCPTCKTVIIKADGCDAVICTICKTEICWLTRGPRWGPRGRGDTSGGCKCNRLVKCHPLCRNCH from the exons ATGGAAGAGAGTCAAAAGGATTGCGGAAGTTTAGTATACCAACAGAAGATGACTATTgtgaaaaatcgaaatttctGCAAAAACTGCAG ATCGAAATTTGACGAAAATAACAGCATATTTTTCAGTCGTTTG gcagtaaaagatgaaataaacGAGATTCAagttaaaaaggaagaagaggaagaaaaaatagaagaagaagaggaggaagaaaaagtggaagaagaagaagaggaagaaaaagtggaagaagaagaggaagaagaaaaggagaaagaaaaaattgcagaACATTTAGAAATTTCGAAAACttttagaaaagataaaacggAGGAAGAAACATCCGTAAAAGCGGAGAATGATTTTGACGAATTTGTAAATGTcaaattgataaaagaaatggaagagatAACGGGAAAAGAGATTAATGACGGAAATATCGAAGATAAGAGTATAAATAATGAGGAGCaaagagaatatttaaatgacgaaaattatgaaaatgaactgaaaatgatagaaaaagaaattgaatctaacaaagaagaaaaaaaggacggAGTTTTGCatggaaaaaataatgtttcgaAATTCCTCGAAAATGTGGAacaatatata aatGATAATGGTGTATTAAATGACAAGGATGATGAAGAGGAATATACGATAAATTGTCCTCATTGCAAAGAAGAATTACCATACCATGGTGAAGGTGTTACGATTTGCCTCGAAACTTGTCGTCATATTCTTTGCag GTATTGTATCTCCAATTTATTGcacaaattaataaacaatgaGATAAGTGAATTAAGATGTCCTTACATCGAGGTAACACCATGCAATACGTTAATTGATGAAGCTGAATACAACATCGAaatg ttGGTCCATCcgaatctttataaaaaatatttaatgtcaTTAGCTGAAAAGTTAGAAGACGATATCAAAAGTACAGTGTTTTGTTGCAAGACATTTGAATGTGAAGGTTGGTGTGTCATTGAAGGTGACGatgtgaattattttttatgtcccatatgtaagaaaaataattctgtaCATTTAAat ACtaatgaagatgaaaaagaaatatcaaaagatATGGAGAAATATATGGACATGCAAAATGAAAGATACAAcgaattaatgttattaatggAAAATGACAGTGTACCAAATTTTGAACCATTCGAATGTCCAATATGTTTAGTTCCTTATAATCCCCACGAAGGGTTAATTTTGAAGAACTGTTTACACACATTTTGCAA aATGTGCATTGCAAATACcgttttattttctgattATGCAGATGTAAAGTGTCCGTACAAAGACGAAAATTATTCTTGCGATGGAACGATTCAACAATGCGAAGTCAAAGCG ttACTAAAATTggacgattataaaaaatatttacaaagatcgataaaacaaGCGGAAAGTGAAGCGGGAAATTCCGCTTATCACTGTAAAACACCGGATTGTCCTGGTTGGTGTATTTATGAATCAGATGTTGAAAGTTTTATATGTCCCgtatgtgaaaaaagaaattgtcttCTATGTAAG aaaatacataaaacaaACTGTATAGATGATTTGTTATCAACGGAATCACCAGATTCGCTGAAGTCTGACTATCTCATTCAAGAAATGTTACAAACTAAAAATGCACTTCCATGTCCTACATGTAAAACAGTCATTATAAAAGCAGATGGTTGCGATGCAGTTATATGCACTATATGTAAAACCGAAATATGTTGGCTAACACGAGGACCACGTTGGGGCCCTaga GGAAGGGGAGATACTTCCGGTGGATGTAAGTGTAACAGGTTGGTTAAATGTCATCCACTATGCCGCAATTGCCACTGA
- the LOC127071051 gene encoding INO80 complex subunit D-like isoform X1: MEESQKDCGSLVYQQKMTIVKNRNFCKNCRSKFDENNSIFFSRLVSIFIAVKDEINEIQVKKEEEEEKIEEEEEEEKVEEEEEEEKVEEEEEEEKEKEKIAEHLEISKTFRKDKTEEETSVKAENDFDEFVNVKLIKEMEEITGKEINDGNIEDKSINNEEQREYLNDENYENELKMIEKEIESNKEEKKDGVLHGKNNVSKFLENVEQYINDNGVLNDKDDEEEYTINCPHCKEELPYHGEGVTICLETCRHILCRYCISNLLHKLINNEISELRCPYIEVTPCNTLIDEAEYNIEMLVHPNLYKKYLMSLAEKLEDDIKSTVFCCKTFECEGWCVIEGDDVNYFLCPICKKNNSVHLNTNEDEKEISKDMEKYMDMQNERYNELMLLMENDSVPNFEPFECPICLVPYNPHEGLILKNCLHTFCKMCIANTVLFSDYADVKCPYKDENYSCDGTIQQCEVKALLKLDDYKKYLQRSIKQAESEAGNSAYHCKTPDCPGWCIYESDVESFICPVCEKRNCLLCKKIHKTNCIDDLLSTESPDSLKSDYLIQEMLQTKNALPCPTCKTVIIKADGCDAVICTICKTEICWLTRGPRWGPRGRGDTSGGCKCNRLVKCHPLCRNCH, encoded by the exons ATGGAAGAGAGTCAAAAGGATTGCGGAAGTTTAGTATACCAACAGAAGATGACTATTgtgaaaaatcgaaatttctGCAAAAACTGCAG ATCGAAATTTGACGAAAATAACAGCATATTTTTCAGTCGTTTGGTAAGTATCTTTATA gcagtaaaagatgaaataaacGAGATTCAagttaaaaaggaagaagaggaagaaaaaatagaagaagaagaggaggaagaaaaagtggaagaagaagaagaggaagaaaaagtggaagaagaagaggaagaagaaaaggagaaagaaaaaattgcagaACATTTAGAAATTTCGAAAACttttagaaaagataaaacggAGGAAGAAACATCCGTAAAAGCGGAGAATGATTTTGACGAATTTGTAAATGTcaaattgataaaagaaatggaagagatAACGGGAAAAGAGATTAATGACGGAAATATCGAAGATAAGAGTATAAATAATGAGGAGCaaagagaatatttaaatgacgaaaattatgaaaatgaactgaaaatgatagaaaaagaaattgaatctaacaaagaagaaaaaaaggacggAGTTTTGCatggaaaaaataatgtttcgaAATTCCTCGAAAATGTGGAacaatatata aatGATAATGGTGTATTAAATGACAAGGATGATGAAGAGGAATATACGATAAATTGTCCTCATTGCAAAGAAGAATTACCATACCATGGTGAAGGTGTTACGATTTGCCTCGAAACTTGTCGTCATATTCTTTGCag GTATTGTATCTCCAATTTATTGcacaaattaataaacaatgaGATAAGTGAATTAAGATGTCCTTACATCGAGGTAACACCATGCAATACGTTAATTGATGAAGCTGAATACAACATCGAaatg ttGGTCCATCcgaatctttataaaaaatatttaatgtcaTTAGCTGAAAAGTTAGAAGACGATATCAAAAGTACAGTGTTTTGTTGCAAGACATTTGAATGTGAAGGTTGGTGTGTCATTGAAGGTGACGatgtgaattattttttatgtcccatatgtaagaaaaataattctgtaCATTTAAat ACtaatgaagatgaaaaagaaatatcaaaagatATGGAGAAATATATGGACATGCAAAATGAAAGATACAAcgaattaatgttattaatggAAAATGACAGTGTACCAAATTTTGAACCATTCGAATGTCCAATATGTTTAGTTCCTTATAATCCCCACGAAGGGTTAATTTTGAAGAACTGTTTACACACATTTTGCAA aATGTGCATTGCAAATACcgttttattttctgattATGCAGATGTAAAGTGTCCGTACAAAGACGAAAATTATTCTTGCGATGGAACGATTCAACAATGCGAAGTCAAAGCG ttACTAAAATTggacgattataaaaaatatttacaaagatcgataaaacaaGCGGAAAGTGAAGCGGGAAATTCCGCTTATCACTGTAAAACACCGGATTGTCCTGGTTGGTGTATTTATGAATCAGATGTTGAAAGTTTTATATGTCCCgtatgtgaaaaaagaaattgtcttCTATGTAAG aaaatacataaaacaaACTGTATAGATGATTTGTTATCAACGGAATCACCAGATTCGCTGAAGTCTGACTATCTCATTCAAGAAATGTTACAAACTAAAAATGCACTTCCATGTCCTACATGTAAAACAGTCATTATAAAAGCAGATGGTTGCGATGCAGTTATATGCACTATATGTAAAACCGAAATATGTTGGCTAACACGAGGACCACGTTGGGGCCCTaga GGAAGGGGAGATACTTCCGGTGGATGTAAGTGTAACAGGTTGGTTAAATGTCATCCACTATGCCGCAATTGCCACTGA
- the LOC127071051 gene encoding INO80 complex subunit D-like isoform X3 codes for MEESQKDCGSLVYQQKMTIVKNRNFCKNCRSKFDENNSIFFSRLVSIFIAVKDEINEIQVKKEEEEEKIEEEEEEEKVEEEEEEEKVEEEEEEEKEKEKIAEHLEISKTFRKDKTEEETSVKAENDFDEFVNVKLIKEMEEITGKEINDGNIEDKSINNEEQREYLNDENYENELKMIEKEIESNKEEKKDGVLHGKNNVSKFLENVEQYINDNGVLNDKDDEEEYTINCPHCKEELPYHGEGVTICLETCRHILCRYCISNLLHKLINNEISELRCPYIEVTPCNTLIDEAEYNIEMLVHPNLYKKYLMSLAEKLEDDIKSTVFCCKTFECEGWCVIEGDDVNYFLCPICKKNNSVHLNTNEDEKEISKDMEKYMDMQNERYNELMLLMENDSVPNFEPFECPICLVPYNPHEGLILKNCLHTFYVKCPYKDENYSCDGTIQQCEVKALLKLDDYKKYLQRSIKQAESEAGNSAYHCKTPDCPGWCIYESDVESFICPVCEKRNCLLCKKIHKTNCIDDLLSTESPDSLKSDYLIQEMLQTKNALPCPTCKTVIIKADGCDAVICTICKTEICWLTRGPRWGPRGRGDTSGGCKCNRLVKCHPLCRNCH; via the exons ATGGAAGAGAGTCAAAAGGATTGCGGAAGTTTAGTATACCAACAGAAGATGACTATTgtgaaaaatcgaaatttctGCAAAAACTGCAG ATCGAAATTTGACGAAAATAACAGCATATTTTTCAGTCGTTTGGTAAGTATCTTTATA gcagtaaaagatgaaataaacGAGATTCAagttaaaaaggaagaagaggaagaaaaaatagaagaagaagaggaggaagaaaaagtggaagaagaagaagaggaagaaaaagtggaagaagaagaggaagaagaaaaggagaaagaaaaaattgcagaACATTTAGAAATTTCGAAAACttttagaaaagataaaacggAGGAAGAAACATCCGTAAAAGCGGAGAATGATTTTGACGAATTTGTAAATGTcaaattgataaaagaaatggaagagatAACGGGAAAAGAGATTAATGACGGAAATATCGAAGATAAGAGTATAAATAATGAGGAGCaaagagaatatttaaatgacgaaaattatgaaaatgaactgaaaatgatagaaaaagaaattgaatctaacaaagaagaaaaaaaggacggAGTTTTGCatggaaaaaataatgtttcgaAATTCCTCGAAAATGTGGAacaatatata aatGATAATGGTGTATTAAATGACAAGGATGATGAAGAGGAATATACGATAAATTGTCCTCATTGCAAAGAAGAATTACCATACCATGGTGAAGGTGTTACGATTTGCCTCGAAACTTGTCGTCATATTCTTTGCag GTATTGTATCTCCAATTTATTGcacaaattaataaacaatgaGATAAGTGAATTAAGATGTCCTTACATCGAGGTAACACCATGCAATACGTTAATTGATGAAGCTGAATACAACATCGAaatg ttGGTCCATCcgaatctttataaaaaatatttaatgtcaTTAGCTGAAAAGTTAGAAGACGATATCAAAAGTACAGTGTTTTGTTGCAAGACATTTGAATGTGAAGGTTGGTGTGTCATTGAAGGTGACGatgtgaattattttttatgtcccatatgtaagaaaaataattctgtaCATTTAAat ACtaatgaagatgaaaaagaaatatcaaaagatATGGAGAAATATATGGACATGCAAAATGAAAGATACAAcgaattaatgttattaatggAAAATGACAGTGTACCAAATTTTGAACCATTCGAATGTCCAATATGTTTAGTTCCTTATAATCCCCACGAAGGGTTAATTTTGAAGAACTGTTTACACACATTTT ATGTAAAGTGTCCGTACAAAGACGAAAATTATTCTTGCGATGGAACGATTCAACAATGCGAAGTCAAAGCG ttACTAAAATTggacgattataaaaaatatttacaaagatcgataaaacaaGCGGAAAGTGAAGCGGGAAATTCCGCTTATCACTGTAAAACACCGGATTGTCCTGGTTGGTGTATTTATGAATCAGATGTTGAAAGTTTTATATGTCCCgtatgtgaaaaaagaaattgtcttCTATGTAAG aaaatacataaaacaaACTGTATAGATGATTTGTTATCAACGGAATCACCAGATTCGCTGAAGTCTGACTATCTCATTCAAGAAATGTTACAAACTAAAAATGCACTTCCATGTCCTACATGTAAAACAGTCATTATAAAAGCAGATGGTTGCGATGCAGTTATATGCACTATATGTAAAACCGAAATATGTTGGCTAACACGAGGACCACGTTGGGGCCCTaga GGAAGGGGAGATACTTCCGGTGGATGTAAGTGTAACAGGTTGGTTAAATGTCATCCACTATGCCGCAATTGCCACTGA